The Solanum dulcamara chromosome 2, daSolDulc1.2, whole genome shotgun sequence region CAGTTTTAAGCTAAATTCCATAAGGGGGCTCAAAAAGAGACCAGAAACCTTAAGACCCACACGATAGGTCGTTCCAGACCAAATTGCCATTTTGGAACTATACGGAGTGCCGCAATTCTCATCCGAGCATGTTTACTAGAAATATTGACCACGATCAAACTTTGGCCAAAGCTTAAGGGAGAAAACGCCTAATGGCACAAACTCATATTGAAAGCCTTGAAATCCAAGCCGACCATGTAACTATCCTAAATTGACCTTTCTAGAGTTGATGGAACCGTTACAATTTCATTCTGAGGCCGTCTTCTTAGAGTTTTTTCCAAAGTCAACCTTTCAGACTCTAAGAGCTTCACAACATATAAACTGCCATGAAATCCAAACAAAGTTCTGGATACCGAATTTTCACtcccagtaagtcataaatgacttgggttgCTAGCTCTAAACACCAAAATGatcaaaaaatgaagaaaatgacctggaggggtCATTAAAATATATTGCATTGTTAAACACcgaaactctaattttgatTTAATAACGGTGtgactatatatttttttagaactCCCTAATTCTAGTCTCTAATCCTAAAATTTCACTAGCGATATCACAAGAAAGGTGTATAGtcctaaaattaaaaaaataaaaatttgatctTCTCCTTGCAACCCTAGAGAGATTTTGAAAGAAATAGTACGTTATAGAAGCTAATTAAATGTTATATTTAATGAAAATAGATTAATAAATCAACTAAAAATAAACAGAACATGCATTTTCTTCTATTGATCATAATTATCAACATTATATTTTCAGACTAGACTACTTTAGGATATTAATTACTGCATgttagtatgtatatattatCATGTATAAAAATGATGAGAATCAACTAAGTTTCTTGGAAAaacattttttgttttctttatcaaTAATTCAATAAAGGTGGTGTAGAAAGTATAAAAAATTGGAGAGAAGAATTTATTTGATCAGATCAATTAATTTTGTGGCAATTACTTTTTTATTAGTGTAAAGTTAAAACtcctaaaatattattatattttacacGTAAGAAATCTTAcaataaaatataagaaaattttgGAAATTAATTTATTCTGTTGAAATCGTAAAAGAGTTATGTTatcaattttctctctttgaaGTTACATTGAGGTACAAAATGAAAGACTCAGCCTTTAAGGCCATGCAAAAGTTTGATGCAACGAAATTTTTGTGATGCCCTTTGATGTTTTGGGTCATCAGTAGGtacattataatatatcaaCAATTTTATAACCTTCACAGACATGCTTCGATAACCTTAGGGTATTTGTAAATCTATGTTTTACTAttaaattttaagtattattAATTTTGTAGTTCAaattttacttataaatatgttATCATCTCCCCCACCTTAATTTTTGGGTTCTTAATATGAATATTTGTGTCTTCCAatgaagaacaacaacaacaacaaatccagtataattccacaatgtggggtctgaggagggtagagtgtacgcagacctaacccccaccttgaaaggtaggacggctgttttcgatgTCTTCCAATGAAGAAGTAAGCATAAATTTCTATTACTAATGAAAGGGGTAAATTGATTTTGTCCAATAAACTTCAAACATGGGACGAATTTCTCGACTTCACCAAAACATTGAGATAAATGAAACGAAAAATACAAACATGAtgataaattatgaattttaagtTTTTGGAGTGGAAACTTCACTTCAAGACAATTAAGTTAAAACAGAACAATTGAAGTTTTTAACATACAAAAgccaagaaaataataaatattttgccTATTAccgtatttttaaaaaataagttaatatcaaataaatcttcttgataatatattttggtgctttgattcaattttaattttaaatgcaTTACTTGTTTCCACCAGAAAGtttcaaaacaaaaatttaCCCAATATGTAAATTGGTTTGTTAGATTTTGAAATGTAAGAGATCATTTTTCAAAATCatactaacaacaacaatatttcaataacaATAGTAGtaaaagcaaaaataaatatttcaataggtagtaaacattaaaataattGCCCATAGATTTAATAAGTGAATGAAACAAAACAGTttgaaacaaataataaaacacGACAGAAGGACATTCAAATGAGGACAAAGAAAAAGTGATACAGACTGTTCTATGACACACTCTAGATATGCAAGATATTGAAAGACAAACAATTCAATGGACAACATGGACATAGAAAACAATACTAATTGACAAGACACACATTGGTCCTTAGAAGTTATGGTGTGATTTGGATCTTGTACATTGGCATTTTTTAAAGAATGGGTCATCCAATAaagtcattacatcatcattcCAATTCAGTAACCCAGATAATGTAGGACTAGGTGATAAGGCATCAAAGTTATTCAGATTGTTATTCATTGACGTTAATACACCAATTGGAGGGATATCTTCTGAAGGGTTATTCATTGACGTTGCTACACCAATTGAAGGGATATCCGTTGAAGGTTCCATTTGTTGTGTCGTTGAATGAAACACTGGAGAATACATTGAAGGAGACATCATTGGTGAAGGCATCATAGAATCCACTATTGTTGACGGAGTTAGAGGGGCCATTCCAGGATTTTCTCTAATAGCCATTTGTTGAGGCATTGGAGACAATAATTGTGGACCCACTGGAGGAAACATTTGTGCAAACAATAGAGGAGAAGGATCCCTTGGCCATCCAGAGTTGGTCCTACTAGTTACCATTGATTCAACAATGGGTTGAGAGTCATTCGATGTAGAACCCTCTCCATCAACATTTTTCCTCATTAATTCACGAACCTCTTTGAGGTTTTTTTTTATCACGCGACTCAAGTCGTTCTGATCATAAGGGTGCATGTCAGCAGAAATATTTTTTCCACTTAACACCTCATACATCTCATTTGTCATTTTCTTGACCCTATTTTCCTTTCTTAGTTTTTGTAGTTGTTCCTCCAACTTCTTAATCCTTTGCTCAGTGAACTCTTGTGTTGTCACCATATTTTTGGATTTCTCCAATGTCGGCAACTCCTTAAACTTTATAAAAGTGGTGAGTGCAGCATCATTATTTGGAAATATGTATGGTTCATTTCTATAAGGACCATAGACGATAGCAGCCACTTCAACATCACAAAGTTTTTTGAGGTCTTCACACTTTTTGAAGAGACCTTTTTGTCTTTTCTGATATGAGACTTTTCTTTTACTCTCATCTTCAATCAAAGTGAAGTTGACTTTATTTCTTGGCATGATTAAAGGGGAGGAGAAATGTGTTTGTTTGGATATGTGGTATCCAATAGCTTTGTTGTTGTAGTAGTTGTTTTGCTTTTTCTTGCCTAGGATGAACttctatttatataaaaatatttgcatTCTGTAAATTATTGAATAGTTTGAATTTGACATATTTTTCTTGATAGCAAGaactattttggaaaaataCTAACTGAGGGGATATTAGATACACAGCTAGATAAAATCATCTtgaaatatatgtattttatggttCCGATCTTATGTTGACCAacttattaggaaaaataataatgatgttTAATCTAAGTAGTCTTCACAAAATATGGtcataatttacttatttccttcatcaagtttttttttttgaaaagtatattttaattgatggatgaacaaaagtaaatattttaaaacacggTCATTCTAAATATTGGCTAggaattttgaaatataaattttgacaATATTTGAATATGAGCAAAAATAATCAGTTTAATGGtcaattttataaaaacacaaatactttttaaatatCAAATGGCGATTTATGTATGATTGTAGATGTTATAACGTTTGTAGAagcatattattatttttattaattttggatAAACCatatttagtaaaatatttatattgctttcaaatatatttgaaactcaatcttgcttaaatatttttgttaatgtCCGATACTCACCAACCTGTCACTCGATTcacattatatatttttctaaattaGTTTTGAGACAAATCAATCTGAACTATTTGCACACATCAAAATGATGTGTTTACAATAGTGTgagatttaaaagaaaaattttgttcattttaagaaaaatactcAAGATGAAGGGAGACTAGTTTCAAATGTCTTACTAAATTTTTATCAAATGCAGATGTAAATTTATTACTctaatgaatttttttctttttatggtaaataaaataacttttaataataATAGGATTGACATATAAGTTTCTTTGATCCTTTTTAGCTAATGTCAATCTGTTTAAACCAGAGAGGAAGAAAGAACGACAACGTTATTAAGTCTATGTCATATTTAGTTTAACCCGTTtaaatgtaatgacccattCTGTCGTTATTAAAAATACCAGCGATAAGTGCTTGAGTTTAAAAATTGGTCTATCTAGTTGCTGGGATGTGCCCCACCttggaaaaaatatatttctcttACGcgggaaaatgaaaaaaatatttttcttacgcAGGAAATTCGAGAAGGGTCATTTTTTTTACCAGTGAGACTGTGTGGACATTCTGATTTTGGCATAGCTTTTGGACAAGCAGGGGAAAGGAAATGGACCCTTTAACCTACCAGACCTCTTAGTGATCATAGCAAAAATAAACTTGCCCATGTTAATGAGCAACCCTGAAATGATGCCGACACTTATGATCATTTTTGACAACCCAAGTAGTGTTTGATTATGGGACGCTCGGATCCTATTTCTTACACACCCAAGCTAATCTTTGACCTCTATACTAAAAGTATACTTCTTGATGGGTCATACGAGAGTGATCTAGATTGACGTGGTACTATTCGATGTAAGATGTTCCATAAACCAAGGTGATGTGCCTCCAAATTCTCTTTCCCTATTCTCCTTCCAACTCTCTATCATATGGTCTAATTGTCAAATAAATTACATTAATTTCTCTTGGGTTTAACTCAATGATCTTGTGACAACCTGGGACTATCCTCTAGTTGTGACATGGTGCTTAGATCTACAAGTGACCCCAAGCTAACCTTATGGCCTCGAATGACACTAAGATATCCAAAACAACAATTGAAGATAATTAAATTCAAAAGGTAAACTAGAATATGCCTattaaacaaaattgaaatagaCAAATATTTGATTTAAAGATATGTTAAATCAAACTGTCTGTTTAAAAGCCTCTACTAATATGTGTTTCAAGAACTAGGCTCTAGCTAGCTTCGGAcgctaggagctcaccaaatctctgaatCCAAGCTGCTCTGCACGAAATCTAAATC contains the following coding sequences:
- the LOC129872624 gene encoding agamous-like MADS-box protein AGL80; protein product: MPRNKVNFTLIEDESKRKVSYQKRQKGLFKKCEDLKKLCDVEVAAIVYGPYRNEPYIFPNNDAALTTFIKFKELPTLEKSKNMVTTQEFTEQRIKKLEEQLQKLRKENRVKKMTNEMYEVLSGKNISADMHPYDQNDLSRVIKKNLKEVRELMRKNVDGEGSTSNDSQPIVESMVTSRTNSGWPRDPSPLLFAQMFPPVGPQLLSPMPQQMAIRENPGMAPLTPSTIVDSMMPSPMMSPSMYSPVFHSTTQQMEPSTDIPSIGVATSMNNPSEDIPPIGVLTSMNNNLNNFDALSPSPTLSGLLNWNDDPDPIHSFCNFLSLGTPFEAISSAGCSFDFGYALGLLKSLRKHLSEFDSVVVTAGDLEVESFNMEDAEHA